From Niallia sp. Man26:
TTTTGCTTCGTTTCGGGTAACGATATTTCTTCTCGAGAACACCAAATAATTGCTCTAATCCAATGCTCAATACGACAAAAATAACGGCAGCAATGAAATAACCTTCCATAACTCGGTAGTATAAAGCTCCTAAAGTCTGCACCTTGCCCATTACATCTAATATCCCTAAAGAAAAGGCAAGAGAAGTGTCCTGCAAAAGATTAATGATGGAGGCACCGAGACTTGGCATCGCAATCTTGCTCGCCTGCGGTATAAGCACTCTTCGATATGTCTGTCCTTTCGTCAATCCAATCGAGGCAGCTGCTTCATATTGTGATGCAGGCACACTCAATATGGCAGAACGGAAAATTTCAGAAAAGAATGCTGCCGTATTTAATCCGTAAGTTATATAAATAAAATAGATTTTATCCCATTGAGAAAGATCAATTCCCATGGCCCCAAGCAAGCTTGGTAGACCATAGAAAACGATAAACATTTGCACTAATATCGGTGTTCCTCTTACGAAGGAAATATATAGGATACAAAGTTGATTGAGTACAGGCACCTTTTCTATACGCAGATACGCAATTAGTAAGCCTACAGCAGCTCCAATCAGTGTGGCAATCAATACAATCAATAAGGTTGTCGGAAGAGCACTTAACACTTTAGGGAAGAGGGAAACTACGTATTCCCATTTAAAAAACTCTCCCATAGGTTGCCTCCTTTCTTGTTATACAGAAGTCTTTTCAGCTTTAGCGTCCACAAACGGCGGAGTTCCGAGAATACTCTTATCAAAGCGTTCTGGTATTAACACTTTATACATCAGTACTCCGATGTCTCCATCGTTTTCATGCTGGAAATATTCCTTGTAGCCTTTCCGTTTGTACATTTCCAATAGCCAAGGATGCTTTTTGCCGGATGTACCAAGGGTAAAGGCAGGAGCCTTAAATGTGTCACGCAGCAGAGTGTTTTCTACATAGTCCAATAATTTATTGCCTATTCCTTGTCCGCTTAAATCGGGTGCTGTCGCAAACCACCAAACAAACGGGTAGCCTGATACAGGAGTTTTACTTTCCCAAGGAAAGCGGATTGTAATTGTTGAGATAAGTCTGCCGTCCCGTTCCATGACGACAGCTGTGGAATTAACGATATTTTCCGTAACCATTTCAAGCGTGGCTCTTGTGGAAGGCCAGTTGATGCCTAATTCTCCAACCGACTTGAATGCACTGGACAATAATTCTAGAAATGCTGGGGCATCTTCTTTTGTTGCAATTCGAAAGATATCTTCACTCATACAAATTCTCCATTCTGTATATTTTTTCAATAAAGATGTTGATACTTTTTTCTAGTTATTGAAAGTCAAGTTGCATTTACCTACCTAAGCTCTCCGCTCCTTCCTTACTTGCTTTTATATCCATGTAATCTGATTGGATATGTATACTATAATATTTTTTTCACTCTTTGACTAATTAGTATTAGTAAAGCATCAATTCAATAAAACTAATAATTAATATAATCCCATAAGAATACTAGGTTTAAAGGTAGTTAGAAGCTGTTTTTTTCGGCTGATTCCAAATAAAATCGGGAATTTCCTTGCGCAAAACAGGCAGAATTTCTTCAGAAAATCGTTGAATTTGTTCTTTTTGTTCTGTTTCGCTAAGTCCATCCACACTTAACCCCTGCACTTGATGACCGAAAGCTTTGTGGTAAAGTAAAATCTTTTCAATGATAGATTCTGCTGATCCGACTAAAGACGGACCATTTTCAATATAATCCTCTAAATCATTAAAAGGTGAATTATTGTGCTTGGAAGCATCTGTATTCATAAAAGCATCATAATAAGGACGATATTTCTTTATAGCCTTCTCCTTCGTGTTGGCAATATATAAGCTGCCTGCTCCAGATCCGATTACTGC
This genomic window contains:
- a CDS encoding amino acid ABC transporter permease; amino-acid sequence: MGEFFKWEYVVSLFPKVLSALPTTLLIVLIATLIGAAVGLLIAYLRIEKVPVLNQLCILYISFVRGTPILVQMFIVFYGLPSLLGAMGIDLSQWDKIYFIYITYGLNTAAFFSEIFRSAILSVPASQYEAAASIGLTKGQTYRRVLIPQASKIAMPSLGASIINLLQDTSLAFSLGILDVMGKVQTLGALYYRVMEGYFIAAVIFVVLSIGLEQLFGVLEKKYRYPKRSKKSIRTPILTNGKKLLLMPNGKNKVN
- a CDS encoding GNAT family N-acetyltransferase, whose protein sequence is MSEDIFRIATKEDAPAFLELLSSAFKSVGELGINWPSTRATLEMVTENIVNSTAVVMERDGRLISTITIRFPWESKTPVSGYPFVWWFATAPDLSGQGIGNKLLDYVENTLLRDTFKAPAFTLGTSGKKHPWLLEMYKRKGYKEYFQHENDGDIGVLMYKVLIPERFDKSILGTPPFVDAKAEKTSV